The following are from one region of the Noviherbaspirillum sedimenti genome:
- a CDS encoding Rieske 2Fe-2S domain-containing protein: MLNHETNVLLSRVGPGTPMGELFRRFWLPAVMASELAAEGAPVRLRILCEDLIAFRNSEGKVGIIDAYCAHRGAPLFFGRNEEGGVRCVYHGWKFAINGACLEIPNVAGDDTAQAQMRARAQLRAYQAHEANGVVWIYMGPVDKMPPFPKFDYANASAGHAYSARWMQRTNWLQGLEGEIDSSHISWLHKDFDPENSIQKMAGSQTSSDQAPVLELRETVSGYTYGARRNLDNEFFWRQSHWVAPMFSFIPHAPGAFASFGGRAWTPIDDNHVTVFTFGFRVDRPFSEQELATYESGALFPPEMNPGRYTLPDGYVIDTFLPTANKENDYGIDRQVQKDKNFSGIWGVHDQDRALAENSRKIGMGDPGILDRSHENLVSSDKAVVTARRSLVRMVEALQQGKEPDFLRNPGSFQVRAISKICSIGDFDQFIGEFGKEACVRLREGGEK, from the coding sequence GTGCTCAATCATGAAACCAACGTACTTCTTTCCCGGGTTGGGCCAGGTACGCCAATGGGCGAACTGTTTCGCCGCTTCTGGCTTCCGGCCGTCATGGCCAGTGAATTGGCGGCCGAGGGTGCGCCGGTGCGCTTGCGCATATTGTGCGAAGACTTGATTGCGTTTCGCAACTCCGAAGGAAAAGTTGGCATCATTGATGCGTATTGTGCTCATCGAGGTGCGCCGCTATTCTTCGGACGTAACGAAGAGGGCGGCGTGCGATGCGTGTATCACGGCTGGAAGTTTGCCATTAATGGTGCGTGTCTCGAGATCCCGAATGTTGCTGGTGACGACACTGCTCAAGCGCAGATGCGCGCGCGCGCGCAACTGCGCGCCTATCAGGCGCATGAAGCGAATGGCGTGGTGTGGATCTACATGGGGCCGGTGGACAAGATGCCGCCGTTTCCGAAGTTCGACTATGCCAATGCGTCCGCAGGACATGCCTACAGCGCCCGTTGGATGCAACGCACCAATTGGCTGCAAGGCCTCGAAGGCGAAATCGATAGCTCGCATATCAGCTGGTTGCACAAGGATTTTGACCCCGAAAACTCGATCCAGAAGATGGCAGGGTCACAGACTTCATCCGATCAGGCGCCGGTACTCGAGCTGCGGGAAACGGTTTCCGGCTACACCTATGGCGCTCGCCGGAATCTTGACAACGAGTTCTTCTGGCGTCAATCACATTGGGTAGCGCCGATGTTCAGCTTTATTCCGCATGCCCCAGGGGCGTTTGCCTCGTTCGGCGGCCGTGCTTGGACGCCAATTGACGACAATCATGTGACGGTATTCACCTTCGGATTCCGTGTCGACAGGCCGTTCAGCGAACAGGAGCTGGCGACCTATGAGAGCGGCGCGTTGTTCCCGCCAGAAATGAACCCGGGACGCTATACGCTGCCCGACGGTTATGTCATTGATACTTTCCTGCCAACAGCAAACAAGGAAAATGACTACGGGATCGATCGTCAGGTGCAAAAGGATAAAAATTTCTCCGGCATCTGGGGCGTGCATGACCAGGATCGTGCGCTCGCAGAAAACTCCAGGAAGATTGGCATGGGCGATCCCGGCATCCTGGATCGTTCGCATGAGAATCTGGTCAGCTCCGATAAGGCAGTGGTGACCGCACGCCGTTCGCTGGTGCGCATGGTGGAGGCGCTGCAGCAAGGCAAGGAGCCTGATTTCCTGCGCAATCCCGGATCCTTCCAGGTGCGCGCCATCAGCAAGATTTGTTCGATCGGCGACTTTGATCAGTTTATCGGCGAATTCGGCAAGGAAGCCTGCGTGCGCCTGCGTGAGGGCGGGGAAAAGTAA
- a CDS encoding Gfo/Idh/MocA family protein → MRASRPEQAPPAAPPLRIGVVGLGMAGALMVSVIRDHARAVLAGAAEPHESLRQRFAADNEAPVFADIESLLRRDDVDAVYIATPHQFHRDHVVLAAEHGKHIVVEKPMALSLADCDAMIAAAERHKVTLIVGHTHSFDPSVRVMRELIASGEYGKLMMLSGANYTDFLYRPRRPEELDTAKGGGILFNQVPHQIDTVRYLTRSRLRSLRAATGILDPRRPTEGNCSVFLDFEDGCFASLTYSGYDRFDTDEWHGWVGEGGYPRKAAHGATTRSWENFKNPEEELAARVERFGYGGSAAPASRIPVHQPHFGVLIASCEKADLRQSPDGVLVYSRDGVKEIPVPMRPGRPGRSDVLDELCDAVQCGVAPAHDGAFARGTVEASLAILKSAQERREVIL, encoded by the coding sequence ATGCGCGCCAGTCGTCCCGAGCAAGCGCCGCCAGCGGCTCCCCCTTTGCGCATCGGGGTGGTGGGCCTGGGCATGGCGGGCGCCCTGATGGTGTCCGTCATACGCGACCATGCGCGCGCCGTGCTGGCAGGCGCCGCCGAGCCGCATGAAAGCCTGCGCCAGCGCTTTGCCGCGGACAATGAAGCGCCGGTCTTTGCCGACATCGAAAGCCTGCTCAGGCGCGACGATGTCGATGCCGTCTACATTGCCACACCGCACCAGTTCCATCGCGATCATGTGGTGCTGGCGGCCGAGCATGGCAAGCACATCGTCGTCGAAAAGCCGATGGCGCTGTCGCTGGCCGATTGCGATGCCATGATCGCGGCGGCCGAACGTCACAAGGTGACGCTGATCGTCGGCCATACCCACAGTTTCGATCCGTCGGTGCGCGTCATGCGCGAGCTGATCGCCAGCGGCGAATACGGCAAGCTGATGATGCTGTCCGGGGCGAATTACACCGACTTCCTGTATCGGCCGCGCCGACCGGAGGAACTCGATACTGCCAAGGGCGGCGGCATCCTGTTCAACCAGGTGCCGCACCAGATCGATACGGTGCGCTACCTGACGCGTTCGCGCCTGCGCAGCCTGCGCGCCGCCACCGGCATTCTCGACCCGCGTCGTCCGACCGAAGGCAACTGCTCGGTATTCCTCGATTTTGAAGACGGCTGCTTCGCCTCGCTTACGTACAGCGGTTATGACCGCTTCGATACCGACGAATGGCATGGCTGGGTAGGTGAAGGCGGCTATCCCAGGAAGGCAGCGCACGGCGCCACGACGCGCTCCTGGGAAAATTTCAAGAATCCCGAGGAAGAACTGGCCGCCCGCGTGGAGCGCTTCGGCTATGGCGGCTCGGCCGCGCCGGCCTCGCGCATTCCCGTGCATCAGCCGCATTTCGGCGTGTTGATTGCCAGCTGCGAGAAGGCCGACCTGCGTCAGTCGCCCGACGGCGTGTTGGTGTATTCACGCGACGGCGTCAAGGAAATTCCCGTGCCGATGCGTCCCGGCCGGCCTGGACGTTCGGATGTGCTGGACGAGTTGTGCGATGCGGTGCAGTGCGGCGTGGCGCCTGCGCACGATGGCGCGTTTGCCCGCGGCACCGTGGAAGCCAGCCTGGCAATCCTGAAATCCGCGCAAGAGCGACGTGAAGTCATTCTTTGA
- a CDS encoding RidA family protein, which translates to MISTKPWRQSFQIDGIVHKAPIPMGTRVGNMLFSSAIMGSDPQTGKLAEGGDAQARHAFANLDALLAKAGATLGDIGRMTVYIASDEWRDAINREWLARFPDPDNRPARHTIIKELPGGMLAQLDIIAVIKE; encoded by the coding sequence ATGATATCCACCAAACCCTGGCGGCAGTCGTTCCAGATCGACGGCATCGTGCACAAGGCGCCCATTCCGATGGGCACCCGCGTCGGCAACATGCTGTTTTCCTCCGCGATCATGGGATCCGATCCCCAGACCGGCAAGCTCGCCGAGGGCGGCGACGCGCAGGCACGCCATGCTTTCGCCAACCTCGATGCGCTGCTGGCGAAAGCTGGTGCAACGCTCGGCGATATCGGTCGCATGACCGTCTATATCGCCAGCGACGAATGGCGCGATGCCATCAATCGTGAATGGCTCGCGCGCTTTCCGGATCCGGATAACCGTCCGGCCCGACATACCATTATCAAGGAACTGCCCGGCGGCATGCTGGCGCAGCTCGACATTATTGCCGTTATCAAGGAGTAG
- a CDS encoding amidohydrolase family protein, with protein MIIDAHAHLLTPASLFAIRTILQSSNGQHSKEWYIQRYLPEEEIVKTAARCIAIMDQAGTDVQLLSPRPFSLMHSHHSPKDVRIWIELQNDVIYKTVQLYPDRFRGVAGLPQLTGQPIDVVFNEIDRCVNELGFVGVLLNPDPDEGGGKSPRLGDPYWYPLWEKLVKMDVPAHIHSAGCCGRETYDEHFSTEESLAITSVIHSDVFKLFPDLKLMISHGGGAIPYQIGRWRSHWLMEQAAHDPDIAKFLKDTEAAAWAGQPLPARPAKLTVFDDQLKRFWFDTVVHNKGSLELLLKTVGVDRVVLGTERPGSGSSVDLETGRPMDDFKYTIDNIGFLNDDDRYKIYDTNARKLFSRLNTDASKKGQK; from the coding sequence GTGATTATCGATGCTCATGCACACTTACTAACCCCGGCCTCGCTGTTTGCGATCCGCACCATCCTGCAGTCGTCCAACGGCCAGCACTCGAAAGAGTGGTATATCCAGCGCTATCTGCCGGAAGAGGAAATCGTCAAGACGGCAGCGCGCTGCATTGCCATCATGGACCAGGCCGGCACCGACGTGCAACTGCTGTCGCCCCGTCCGTTCTCGCTGATGCATTCGCACCATAGCCCGAAGGACGTGCGCATCTGGATCGAGTTGCAAAATGACGTCATCTACAAGACCGTGCAGCTGTACCCGGACCGCTTCCGTGGCGTCGCCGGCTTGCCGCAGCTGACCGGCCAGCCGATCGATGTCGTGTTCAACGAGATCGATCGCTGCGTCAATGAACTGGGCTTTGTCGGCGTGCTGCTCAACCCGGACCCGGATGAAGGCGGCGGCAAGTCGCCGCGCCTGGGCGATCCGTACTGGTATCCGCTGTGGGAAAAGCTGGTCAAGATGGATGTGCCGGCGCATATCCACAGCGCCGGCTGCTGCGGCCGCGAGACCTACGACGAGCACTTTTCCACCGAAGAAAGCCTGGCGATCACTTCGGTGATCCACTCGGATGTCTTCAAGCTGTTCCCGGACCTGAAACTGATGATCAGCCATGGCGGCGGCGCGATTCCTTACCAGATCGGCCGCTGGCGCTCGCACTGGCTGATGGAACAGGCTGCCCATGACCCGGACATCGCCAAGTTCCTGAAGGATACTGAAGCTGCCGCCTGGGCTGGCCAGCCTTTGCCCGCGCGCCCGGCCAAGCTGACCGTCTTCGATGATCAGTTGAAGCGTTTCTGGTTCGATACCGTCGTGCACAACAAGGGGTCGCTGGAACTGTTGCTGAAGACCGTGGGGGTTGACCGTGTCGTTCTCGGCACCGAGCGCCCGGGCAGCGGCAGCTCCGTCGATCTGGAAACCGGCCGTCCGATGGATGACTTCAAGTACACCATCGATAACATCGGCTTCCTGAACGACGATGACCGTTACAAGATTTACGATACGAATGCGCGCAAGCTGTTCAGCCGCCTGAACACCGACGCCAGCAAGAAAGGCCAGAAATGA
- a CDS encoding RraA family protein: MSKQESGAAALVRRLRRLDCCAVSDAMDCLQLQGVVSGLPQRSGSGRIAGRVITLKLGTGEPPPGPPVHLGCTAIEAGGPLDVVVVEQHTGIEAGSWGGILSLGAKLRGIAGVVADGPVRDIDEAVTYGFPVFSKATTARTARGRIVEKGTNVAIDVGGVGVNPGDYVIADGSAVIFVKAEDIEQVLGAAEEIVAKELAMAKALLGGTPISQVMGGAYENMLKK, encoded by the coding sequence ATGAGCAAGCAAGAATCCGGTGCCGCCGCGTTAGTGCGCCGCCTGCGCCGCCTCGATTGCTGCGCTGTCTCCGATGCGATGGATTGCCTGCAACTGCAGGGCGTGGTCAGCGGCTTGCCGCAACGGTCCGGCAGCGGCCGCATCGCCGGTCGCGTCATCACCCTGAAGCTGGGTACCGGTGAGCCGCCTCCCGGGCCGCCGGTCCACCTGGGCTGCACCGCCATCGAAGCAGGCGGTCCGCTGGACGTGGTGGTGGTCGAGCAGCATACCGGCATCGAGGCCGGCAGCTGGGGCGGTATCCTGTCGCTCGGCGCCAAGCTGCGCGGCATCGCCGGCGTGGTCGCCGATGGCCCGGTGCGCGATATCGATGAAGCTGTGACGTATGGCTTTCCGGTCTTTTCGAAAGCGACCACCGCCCGCACTGCACGCGGCCGTATCGTCGAGAAGGGCACCAATGTCGCCATCGATGTCGGCGGCGTCGGGGTCAATCCAGGCGACTATGTGATCGCCGACGGCAGCGCCGTCATCTTTGTGAAAGCGGAAGACATTGAGCAGGTGCTCGGCGCCGCGGAAGAAATCGTCGCCAAGGAACTGGCCATGGCGAAAGCGCTCCTGGGCGGAACCCCCATCTCGCAAGTGATGGGCGGCGCCTACGAGAACATGTTGAAGAAATGA
- a CDS encoding RraA family protein: MNTNDANVARAAHLDTASLSDAMDRLGINGQCYKLAPRDNGFRMAGRAFTVLYGPAAKPAGTVGDFIDDVPAGGVVVLDNGGREDATVWGDIMTELAHKKGIAGTVIDGICRDVAMCRKLGYPVYSRGHWMRTGKDRVQVEAVNVPVNIGNVRVAPGDILRGDADGVVAIPREHEEQVLSVAEEIETAENRIREAVRNGSRLDEARKVNQYHQLQTKR, encoded by the coding sequence CTGAATACAAACGATGCAAACGTCGCGCGTGCGGCGCATCTCGACACCGCGTCGCTGAGCGATGCAATGGACCGTCTCGGCATCAACGGCCAGTGCTACAAGCTGGCGCCGCGCGACAACGGCTTCAGGATGGCCGGCCGCGCCTTTACCGTACTGTACGGCCCGGCAGCCAAGCCTGCCGGCACGGTTGGCGACTTCATCGACGACGTCCCGGCAGGCGGCGTGGTGGTGCTGGACAACGGCGGCCGCGAAGACGCCACCGTCTGGGGCGACATCATGACTGAACTGGCGCACAAGAAGGGCATCGCCGGCACCGTCATCGACGGCATCTGCCGCGACGTGGCGATGTGCCGCAAGCTTGGCTATCCGGTCTACAGCCGCGGCCACTGGATGCGCACCGGCAAGGACCGCGTGCAGGTCGAAGCGGTCAACGTGCCGGTCAATATTGGCAACGTCCGTGTGGCGCCCGGCGATATCCTGCGCGGCGACGCCGATGGCGTGGTGGCGATCCCGCGCGAGCACGAAGAGCAGGTCTTGTCAGTTGCCGAGGAAATCGAAACGGCAGAAAATCGCATCCGCGAGGCAGTGCGCAATGGCAGCCGCCTCGATGAAGCCCGCAAGGTCAATCAATATCACCAGTTGCAGACAAAACGATGA
- a CDS encoding 4-carboxy-4-hydroxy-2-oxoadipate aldolase/oxaloacetate decarboxylase, translated as MSAELTMNAAAKRELAERVSTEVIAAAQAFDTATLHEAAGKIGALPSAIKPVSPGFRIAGPAVTVHAPGGDNLWLHRAIYMAQPGDVLVVHVNGVYEHGYWGEVMSTAAKARKLGGLVIDGCVRDGALLAEVGFPVFARGLCIRGTGKDFAAPGFINHPTLFGDVTVHAGDLVVGDGDGVVVIPREAAQRTVEGAQKRADDERGIMARLEQGESSLSIYGWY; from the coding sequence ATGAGCGCCGAACTGACCATGAATGCCGCCGCCAAGCGCGAGCTGGCCGAGCGTGTTTCCACCGAAGTGATTGCCGCAGCCCAGGCATTCGATACCGCCACGCTGCACGAGGCCGCCGGCAAGATCGGCGCGTTGCCTTCAGCTATCAAGCCGGTTTCTCCGGGCTTTCGCATCGCCGGCCCGGCGGTCACCGTGCATGCCCCGGGCGGCGACAACCTCTGGCTGCATCGCGCCATCTACATGGCCCAGCCGGGCGATGTGCTGGTGGTGCATGTCAATGGCGTCTACGAGCATGGCTACTGGGGCGAAGTCATGTCGACCGCCGCCAAGGCACGCAAGCTGGGTGGCCTGGTAATCGACGGCTGCGTGCGCGACGGCGCCCTGCTGGCCGAAGTCGGCTTTCCGGTGTTTGCCCGCGGCCTGTGCATCCGCGGCACCGGCAAGGATTTTGCCGCGCCTGGCTTCATCAACCACCCGACGCTGTTCGGCGACGTCACCGTGCATGCCGGCGACCTGGTAGTGGGTGATGGCGACGGTGTGGTAGTGATTCCACGCGAAGCAGCGCAACGCACCGTCGAGGGAGCGCAAAAGCGCGCCGACGACGAACGCGGGATCATGGCGCGTCTGGAGCAGGGCGAGTCATCCTTGAGTATTTACGGCTGGTATTAA
- a CDS encoding PDR/VanB family oxidoreductase, with protein sequence MTTSTSQMKVRLVATRFEAEDVLSFVLAPVEPAALPPFEPGSHVEVHLTDKLTRSYSLSNGNVDAGSYRLTVQKDPKSRGGSTYMHDTLRTGTILQIGAPRNNFELNESAGLSVFIAGGIGITPFLPMMVRLNSLGKKWRVHYCVRTRSRAAFVDEIKALAEVGQGEVVLNFDQEPGGTMLDLNRLVAELPQDAHVYCCGPSGMLGAYKTATAGLQTERVHYEAFANEVSVAAEGGFVVELKKTGREVQVKSGQTILKALLDIGVNVEYSCEEGVCGACETKVISGIPDHRDAILSSSEKAANKTMMICCSGCKSDRLVLDL encoded by the coding sequence ATGACTACTTCTACCTCTCAAATGAAAGTTCGCCTGGTGGCGACTCGCTTCGAGGCCGAGGATGTCCTGTCGTTTGTCCTGGCACCAGTGGAGCCAGCAGCATTGCCGCCGTTCGAGCCTGGCTCGCATGTCGAGGTGCATCTGACGGACAAACTTACGCGCAGCTATTCGCTGTCCAACGGCAATGTCGATGCGGGTTCGTACCGGCTGACCGTGCAAAAGGACCCGAAAAGCCGCGGCGGTTCGACCTACATGCATGACACCTTGCGAACCGGGACGATCCTGCAGATCGGCGCGCCACGCAATAACTTCGAATTGAACGAAAGCGCCGGACTGTCTGTCTTTATCGCCGGTGGTATCGGCATTACGCCGTTTCTCCCGATGATGGTGCGCCTGAACAGCCTTGGCAAGAAATGGCGCGTGCACTACTGTGTACGCACCCGTTCGCGTGCAGCCTTCGTCGACGAAATCAAGGCGCTGGCGGAGGTGGGACAGGGCGAAGTTGTGCTCAACTTCGACCAGGAGCCGGGCGGCACGATGCTGGACCTGAACAGGCTGGTTGCCGAATTGCCGCAGGATGCGCATGTGTACTGCTGTGGACCGAGCGGCATGCTGGGCGCATACAAGACTGCTACTGCCGGCCTGCAGACGGAGCGAGTGCACTACGAAGCCTTCGCCAACGAGGTGTCGGTCGCGGCCGAGGGCGGATTCGTCGTGGAGTTAAAAAAGACGGGGCGCGAAGTCCAGGTCAAGAGCGGCCAGACCATCCTCAAGGCACTGCTTGATATTGGCGTCAATGTTGAATACTCGTGCGAAGAAGGTGTCTGCGGCGCCTGTGAAACCAAGGTCATCAGCGGCATTCCTGATCACCGCGACGCCATCCTGAGTTCGAGCGAGAAGGCCGCCAACAAAACGATGATGATTTGCTGTTCCGGTTGTAAGTCCGATCGCCTCGTGCTTGACCTTTGA
- a CDS encoding isovaleryl-CoA dehydrogenase has translation MSTPFIDLPGLTFDHGEDIAALREAVQQFAQAEIAPRAAEIDRSDQFPMDLWKKFGDLGVLGITVEEEYGGSAMGYLAHIVALEEISRASASVGLSYGAHSNLCVNQIRRNGSHAQKLKYLPKLISGDHIGALAMSEPNAGSDVVSMKLRADKKGDRYVLNGNKMWITNGPDADVLVVYAKTDLEAGPRGITAFLIEKGFKGFSIAQKLDKLGMRGSHTGELVFQDCEVPEENIIGGLGKGVNVLMSGLDSERAVLSGGPLGIMQACMDVVIPYIHDRKQFGQSIGEFQLMQGKIADMYSTMMACKAYVYAVGQACDRAKTPEAVRALRKDAAGAILYAAEKATWMAGETIQALGGNGYINEYPAGRLWRDAKLYEIGAGTSEIRRMLIGRELFGETK, from the coding sequence ATGTCGACTCCCTTCATAGATTTGCCCGGCCTGACCTTCGATCATGGCGAAGACATCGCTGCACTTCGTGAGGCAGTGCAGCAATTCGCGCAAGCGGAGATCGCCCCCCGTGCGGCGGAAATCGACCGCAGCGACCAGTTCCCGATGGACCTGTGGAAGAAATTCGGCGACCTCGGTGTGCTTGGTATCACGGTGGAAGAAGAGTATGGCGGCAGCGCCATGGGTTACCTTGCCCATATCGTCGCCCTCGAAGAAATTTCGCGCGCCTCGGCCTCGGTAGGCCTGTCATACGGCGCCCATTCGAACCTGTGCGTGAACCAGATCCGCCGCAACGGCAGCCATGCACAAAAGCTGAAGTACCTGCCGAAACTGATTTCGGGCGACCATATCGGTGCGCTGGCGATGTCGGAACCGAATGCCGGTTCGGACGTGGTCAGCATGAAGCTGCGGGCCGATAAAAAAGGCGACCGTTATGTCTTGAACGGCAACAAGATGTGGATCACCAATGGCCCGGATGCCGATGTCCTGGTGGTTTACGCAAAAACCGATCTGGAGGCAGGCCCGCGCGGCATCACTGCTTTCCTGATTGAAAAGGGGTTCAAGGGGTTCTCGATCGCGCAAAAGCTCGACAAGCTGGGCATGCGCGGCTCGCACACGGGCGAGCTGGTATTCCAGGATTGCGAAGTCCCGGAAGAAAACATCATCGGCGGCCTGGGCAAGGGCGTCAATGTGCTGATGTCGGGGCTGGATTCCGAGCGTGCCGTGCTGTCGGGCGGACCTCTGGGCATCATGCAGGCATGTATGGATGTGGTGATTCCCTACATTCACGACCGCAAGCAGTTCGGCCAGTCCATCGGCGAATTTCAGCTCATGCAAGGCAAGATCGCCGACATGTATTCGACCATGATGGCCTGCAAGGCGTACGTCTATGCGGTGGGCCAGGCCTGCGACCGCGCCAAGACGCCGGAAGCCGTGCGCGCGCTGCGCAAGGATGCTGCCGGCGCCATTCTGTACGCTGCCGAGAAGGCGACCTGGATGGCGGGCGAGACGATCCAGGCACTCGGCGGCAATGGCTACATCAATGAATACCCGGCCGGCCGCCTGTGGCGCGACGCCAAGCTGTATGAGATTGGTGCCGGCACCAGCGAAATCCGCCGCATGCTGATCGGCCGCGAATTGTTCGGCGAAACCAAGTAA
- a CDS encoding electron transfer flavoprotein-ubiquinone oxidoreductase, translating to MEYDVVVVGGGPAGLAAAIRLKQLAAEKGKDVSVCVLEKGGELGAHILSGAVMDPIAMAELFPNWKELGAPLNTPVTEDRFLFLGQTKAFKTPNWLLPACFQNHGNYVISLANVVRWLGQQAEALGVEIFPGFPAAELLYNDDSSVKGVATGNMGVDREGKPTAAFQLGMELHAKYTLFAEGARGHLGKQLMARYGLNQGKDPQTYGIGIKELWEIDPKHHQPGLVIHTAGWPLDNATYGGSFLYHLENNQVAVGYVVGLAYDNPYLSPFEEFQRYKTHPAIRTFFEGGKRLSYGARAITAGGLQSLPKLVFPGGALIGCDAGFLNASRIKGSHAAMKTGMLAADAAFEALGEQRQHDELSAYPQAFERSWLHAELHKARNFKPAMGKGLVTGTLLVGIDQVVFGGKAPWTLHHQHADHECLKPASECHPIAYPKPDGKLTFDRLSSVFISNTNHAEDQPVHLTLRNDAVPVGVNLATYAGPEARYCPAGVYEFVKKDNGEDRLQINAQNCVHCKTCDIKDPVQNIVWITPEGGGGPNYSNM from the coding sequence ATGGAATACGATGTGGTGGTGGTCGGCGGAGGACCTGCCGGCCTGGCGGCGGCCATCCGCCTCAAACAGCTTGCTGCGGAAAAGGGCAAGGACGTCTCGGTGTGCGTCCTGGAAAAAGGCGGCGAACTCGGCGCCCATATCCTCTCCGGCGCCGTCATGGACCCCATCGCCATGGCCGAGCTTTTTCCCAACTGGAAAGAACTGGGCGCGCCGCTGAACACCCCCGTCACCGAAGACCGCTTCCTCTTCCTCGGCCAAACCAAAGCCTTCAAGACACCCAACTGGCTCTTGCCCGCCTGCTTCCAAAACCATGGCAATTACGTCATTTCCCTGGCCAATGTGGTGCGCTGGCTGGGCCAGCAAGCCGAGGCACTGGGCGTGGAAATCTTCCCGGGCTTTCCGGCGGCCGAGCTCCTTTACAACGACGACAGTTCCGTCAAGGGCGTTGCCACCGGCAACATGGGCGTGGACCGTGAAGGCAAGCCCACGGCGGCTTTTCAGCTGGGCATGGAATTGCACGCCAAATACACCCTGTTTGCCGAAGGCGCACGCGGCCACCTCGGCAAGCAATTGATGGCCAGGTATGGCCTGAACCAGGGCAAGGACCCGCAAACCTATGGCATCGGCATCAAGGAATTGTGGGAAATCGACCCCAAGCACCACCAGCCTGGCCTGGTAATCCATACTGCCGGCTGGCCGCTGGACAATGCCACCTATGGCGGGTCGTTTCTGTACCACCTGGAAAACAACCAGGTCGCGGTCGGCTACGTGGTGGGCCTCGCCTATGACAACCCCTACCTGTCGCCCTTCGAGGAATTCCAGCGCTACAAGACCCATCCGGCCATCCGCACCTTCTTCGAAGGCGGCAAGCGCCTGTCCTATGGCGCCCGGGCGATCACCGCCGGCGGCCTGCAATCGCTGCCCAAACTGGTCTTCCCGGGCGGGGCGCTAATCGGCTGCGACGCCGGTTTCCTGAATGCCAGCCGCATCAAGGGCAGCCACGCCGCCATGAAGACCGGCATGCTGGCGGCCGACGCCGCCTTTGAAGCGCTGGGCGAGCAGCGCCAGCATGACGAATTGAGTGCGTATCCACAAGCCTTCGAGCGCTCCTGGCTGCATGCCGAATTGCACAAGGCGCGCAACTTCAAGCCGGCCATGGGCAAGGGCCTGGTCACCGGCACGCTGCTGGTGGGCATCGACCAGGTCGTGTTCGGCGGCAAGGCGCCGTGGACCTTGCATCATCAACATGCCGACCATGAATGCCTGAAACCGGCATCAGAATGCCACCCGATCGCCTATCCCAAGCCGGATGGCAAGCTGACGTTTGATCGCCTGTCGTCGGTCTTCATTTCCAACACCAACCATGCCGAAGACCAGCCGGTCCACCTGACGCTCAGGAACGATGCGGTGCCGGTGGGCGTGAACCTGGCGACCTATGCGGGGCCGGAAGCCCGCTATTGCCCGGCCGGGGTGTATGAGTTCGTGAAGAAGGACAATGGCGAAGACCGCCTGCAGATCAATGCGCAGAACTGCGTGCACTGCAAGACCTGCGACATCAAGGATCCGGTCCAGAACATCGTCTGGATCACGCCAGAAGGGGGCGGCGGGCCGAATTATTCCAATATGTAA
- a CDS encoding IclR family transcriptional regulator, whose amino-acid sequence MKESDSVQSVSRALDLLRLVAAAGNAGARLLDLVTESQLSKPTAHRLLKQLVASGMLMQGNGRAYHLGPGAFELGIAASRSFPLRDIAAPVLEKLAQETGDSVFLAIRSGPDSLCIDRKLGSYPVKVLTVEPGHRQPLGVGAGGLAMLSFLDEADRETVLAAIEPRLEKFSGLTPQRMRLSIEETRQRGWSQVADFVIPDVTSVGIPLLDKRNQAFAAISVGAVSLRMNKAKIAHAVALLKEQAKLLEALLLKTS is encoded by the coding sequence GTGAAAGAAAGCGACAGCGTACAAAGCGTCAGCAGGGCGCTCGATCTATTGCGGCTGGTGGCGGCGGCAGGCAATGCCGGCGCGCGCCTGCTGGATCTGGTGACGGAAAGCCAGCTGAGCAAACCAACGGCACATCGCTTGCTCAAACAACTGGTGGCCAGCGGCATGCTTATGCAAGGCAATGGCCGGGCCTATCATCTGGGGCCAGGTGCTTTCGAGCTCGGCATTGCTGCCTCAAGAAGTTTCCCGCTGCGGGATATTGCAGCACCGGTGCTTGAAAAACTGGCGCAGGAAACCGGCGACTCAGTCTTCCTGGCAATCCGCAGCGGCCCGGATTCCCTGTGCATCGATCGCAAACTCGGATCGTATCCGGTCAAGGTGCTGACAGTGGAACCAGGTCACCGGCAACCGCTGGGCGTAGGTGCCGGTGGCTTGGCGATGCTCAGCTTTCTGGACGAAGCAGACCGGGAAACGGTGCTGGCAGCGATTGAACCGCGCCTGGAAAAATTCTCCGGCCTGACACCGCAGCGCATGCGGCTATCCATCGAAGAAACCCGCCAGCGTGGCTGGTCCCAGGTGGCGGACTTCGTCATCCCGGACGTGACCAGTGTCGGCATTCCGCTGCTGGATAAGCGCAATCAAGCCTTTGCCGCGATTAGCGTCGGCGCAGTCTCGTTGCGGATGAACAAGGCAAAAATTGCCCACGCGGTCGCCTTGCTGAAGGAACAGGCAAAATTACTCGAAGCCCTGCTGCTCAAGACTAGCTAG